The genomic interval GGTGGCGGGGACCTGGGACGGGGCGCGGCCCTGCCGCCCGGAAGCGGCCGAGACGGGGGCGCGTGGCCGCACCGGCCCGGGGCGGAGGGCAGCCGGCCCGGAACGGAGGTCAACCGGCCCGGCACGACAGGGCCGTTCCGGCATGGGCGGTCCGCCGGGAGGCGAGCACGGCCGCCCGGAGGTCGCAGGCCGCGGGCATCAGGCGCGCGATGCCGTCGGCGCGGTCCGGGGCGCCGGCGGCGGGCGTCGTGCCCGCCCGGCAGAGCAGGCCGGGCAGCTCGGGGCGCGGCAGCGTGTCGGGGCGGGCGTGGGTGACGGCGCCCGAGGTCAGGGCCAGGCCGGCCGCCGGTACCGCGGCCAGCAGGCAGACCAGGGCGAGGAACAGCACCCTGCTGCCGGTGCGCAGCGCCGGCCGGACGCCGGCACGAGGCTCGATTGGCGCGATCATGACGCTCCCGTCCGCGGCTGTGGGGGTCGACGGGTGACAAGGGCGCGGGGCGGACGAGGTGGCGGCGCCCCGGCGACGGGTTCCGGTCCGCCACGCTCATGGGAGCGCTCCCACCTCGTCCGTGAGGGCGACGGTATCGCCGGGGGACGGGGTTGTAAACGGTTGCCGCGCACACCGGGCCGCGCGGGAGCCGCGGTCCGCGAACGCCGAGGGCCGCATCCCCGCGCGGGGATGCGGCCCTCGGTCGTCCTGCCCGGCCCTTACTTGCGGATCAGGCTGCGCAGCACGTACTGCAGGATGCCGCCGTTGCGGTAGTAGTCGGCCTCACCGGGGGTGTCGATGCGGACGACCGCGTCGAACTCGACACCGGTGTCGGTGGTGACCTTCACCGTGCGGGGCGTGGTGCCGTTGTTCAGCTCGGTCACGCCGGAGACGGAGAAGGTCTCCTCGCCGGTCAGGCCGAGGGACTCGGCGGTGTGGCCCTCGGGGAACTGCAGCGGCAGGACGCCCATGCCGATGAGGTTCGAGCGGTGGATGCGCTCGTACGACTCGGCGATGACGGCCTTGACGCCGAGGAGCGCGGTGCCCTTGGCCGCCCAGTCGCGGGACGAGCCGGAGCCGTACTCCTTGCCGGCCAGGACGACCAGCGGGATGCCGGCGGCCTGGTAGTTCCGCGAGGCGTCGTAGATGAAGGAGACCGGGCCGCCCTCCTGCGTGAAGTCACGCGTGTAGCCGCCCTCGGTGCCCGGCGCGATCTGGTTGCGCAGGCGGATGTTGGCGAACGTACCGCGGATCATGACCTCGTGGTTGCCGCGGCGCGAGCCGTAGCTGTTGAAGTCGCGGCGCTCGATGCCGTGCTCCGTGAGGTACTTGCCGGCCGGGGTGTCGGCCTTGATGGCGCCGGCCGGGGAGATGTGGTCGGTGGTGACCGAGTCGCCCAGCTTGGCCAGCACGCGGGCGCCGCTGATGTCCTCGACCGGGGCCGGCTCCATCCGCATGCCCTCGAAGTACGGGGGCTTGCGGACGTAGGTGGACTCCGCGTCCCATTCGAAGGTGTCGCCGGTCGGGATCGGCAGCGCCTGCCACTGGGCGTCGCCGGCGAAGACGTCGGAGTAGGACTTGGAGAACATGTCCTCGCCGATGGCGTTCGCCACGACGTCGTTCACCTCGGCCTCGGAGGGCCAGATGTCCTTCAGGAAGACCGGGTTGCCGTCCTGGTCGTGGCCGAGGGCCTCGCGGGTGATGTCCACCTTCATGGAACCGGCGATCGCGTAGGCGACCACCAGCGGCGGGGACGCCAGGTAGTTCATCTTGACGTCGGGGTTGATCCGGCCCTCGAAGTTGCGGTTGCCGGACAGCACCGAGGTGACGGCCAGGTCGTGCTCGTTGACGGCCTTGGAGACCTCCTCCGGCAGCGGGCCGGAGTTGCCGATGCAGGTGGTGCAGCCGTAACCGACCAGGTTGAAGCCGACCTTGTCGAGGTACGGGGTGAGGCCCGCCTTCTCGAAGTAGTCGGTGACGACCTTGGAGCCCGGGGCAAGGGTGGTCTTGACCCACGGCTTGCGGGTCAGGCCCTTCTCCACCGCCTTCTTGGCCACCAGCGCGGCGGCGACCATGACGTACGGGTTGGAGGTGTTGGTGCAGGAGGTGATGGCCGCGACCGTCACCGCGCCGTGGTCCAGCGTGTAGGTGGTGCCGTCGGGGGCGGTCACCTCGACCGGGTTGGACGGGCCGGTACCGGCCGCCGCGGCGGGGTGCTGCGGGGCGCCGGCACCGTTGTCGTCGTGGCCGTAGGCCGGGGCGTCGCTGGCGGGGAAGGACTCGGCGCTCGCCTCGTCGACCGGGGAGGCGACACCGTGCGGCTGCTCCTGCTGCGGGACGCCCGGCTTGCGGTCGTCGCCGCCGGTGACACCGGCGGCCACGTAGTCGAGCACGTCGGCGTTGAACTGCTCGGCGGCGCGGGTCAGTTCGATGCGGTCCTGCGGGCGCTTCGGGCCGGCGATGGACGGGACGACCGTGGACAGGTCCAGCTCGAGCTTCTCGGAGAAGTCCGGCTCGGCCGCCGGGTCCAGCCAGAGGCCCTGCTCCTTGGCGTAGGCCTCGACCAGGGCGACCTGCTGCTCGGAGCGGCCGGTCAGGCGCAGGTAGCTCAGCGTCTCGTCGTCGATCGGGAAGATCGCGGCGGTGGAGCCGAACTCCGGCGACATGTTGCCGATGGTGGCGCGGTTGGCCAGCGAGGTGGCGGCGACGCCCTCGCCGTAGAACTCGACGAACTTGCCGACGACGCCGTGCTTGCGCAGCATCTCGGTGATGGTGAGCACCAGGTCGGTGGCGGTGGTGCCGGGCTGCAGCTCACCGGTGAGCTTGAAGCCGACGACGCGCGGGATCAGCATGGAGACCGGCTGGCCGAGCATGGCGGCCTCGGCCTCGATGCCGCCGACGCCCCAGCCGAGGACGCCGAGGCCGTTGACCATCGTGGTGTGCGAGTCGGTGCCGACCAGGGTGTCGGGGTACGCCTTGCCGTCGCGGGTCATGACGACGCGGGCCAGGTGCTCGATGTTCACCTGGTGGACGATGCCGGTGCCGGGCGGGACGACCTTGAACTCGTCGAAGGCGGTCTGGCCCCAGCGCAGGAACTGGTAGCGCTCCTTGTTGCGGCCGTACTCCAGGTCGACGTTCTGCTTGAAGGCGTCGTTGGTGCCGAACTTGTCGGCGATCACGGAGTGGTCGATGACCAGCTCGGCCGGGGCCAGCGGGTTGATCTTCGCCGGGTCGCCGCCGAGCTCCTTCACGGCCTCACGCATCGTGGCGAGGTCGACGACGCAGGGCACGCCGGTGAAGTCCTGCATGATCACGCGGGCCGGCGTGAACTGGATCTCCTGCGACGGCTGCGCCTGGGAGTCCCAGCCGCCCAGGGCGCGGATGTGGTCGGCGGTGATGTTCGCGCCGTCCTCGGTGCGGAGGAGGTTCTCCAGCAGCACCTTCAGGCTGTAGGGAAGGCGCGCGGAGCCCTCGACCTTGTCCAGCCGGAAGATCTCGTACGACTCGTCGCCCACCTGCAGCGTGCTGCGGGCGTCGAAGCTGTTCGCCGACACGACAGTCTCCTTCATTGATGTGCGCGTACCACCGTCAATCGTGCCGCCACGCCGGCTTGGCCGTTCCGGTGAGGTCAGGCTAAGTTAGGTGTGCCTAAGTCGCGTGGCGACCGCGGTGCGCCTCGGCAGATATCTCGATGTCGAGATAATCCTAGTACACGGGCGCGGAATGGTCATGCCCGGGACCCGGTGACCGCTCCCGTCGCCTGGAGGCGTCCGCCCGGCGAACCCGGTCGTTCGGCCTTCCGTCCCGGTGGACCAGCCGTACGGGTCGATCGCGCCGGGGCGCCGGCGGCCGTACCGGCCGGGGTGCGTCTCGCAGGGCGCCACGGCAGGACGCCCCGGCAAGGACGGCGCCCCGGCCGGCCCGGACAAGGAGCGCGCCGGGTGCGCCGACCGGCCGGATCAGCGCACTCGGTCGTAGACCAGGGCGATCTCGCCCAGATCGCCGGTCTCCTGATGGGCGAGCTTCCATCGCGAGCTCGGCAGGCCGTCCTCGAACAGCCGCTGCCCGCCCCCGACGATCTCGGGGAAGATCATGAGATACAGCCGGTCCAGCAGATCCGCCGGGAGAAGCTCCTTGATGACGCTGGCGCTGCTGTTGACGAGGATGTCGCCCTCACCGGTGGCCTTGAGGCCGGCGACGACGTCCGCGGCGGGGGCGTTCACCACGCGGGTGCGTTCCCACGGCGCCTCGGCCAAGGTGGTCGAGAAGACCACCTTCTCGGCGCCGACCAGCCACCTCGCATATCCACGATCACGCGGATCGGCGTTCTCGTCCGCGGCGACCGACGGCCAGTACCCCAGGAATCCCTCGGCGTTGACCCTGCCGAGCAGCGCTGTCGTCGCGCCCTCCCAGATGCGGGTGAGGTGGTTCCGCGCGACCTCGGTGGTCACGTACGGGGCGAACGCGCCGAAATCTCCGGCCCCGCCGGGACCGTTGTAACGCCCGTCGAGGCTGAGGGCCAGGTTCGCGGTCACCCTGCGGTCGGCCGAGTCGGTCATTTAGCGCTCCTCGTGTCGGCACTGCCGGTGTCGTGCGGGTCCGCGGCGAGGGCCGCCACGAGCTTGTCGAGGCTCTGGCCGAAGCCGATCTCGATGCCTGCGACGAAGTCGGCGGAGTCGACGGTGCTGTCGGTGATCCGCCAGTGGACCTCGAGGTCCGTGCCCGTACCGGTGGGCTTCAGGCCGATGCCGACGTGGGCGGTGAAGGCGATGCCCCCGTCGGGCAGCACGGGAGAGAGCCGGTAGCCGAGGCGTTCACCGGGGCGCACGTCCTCGACGACTCCCTCCGCGCGACCGGCGACCGGGTCGGAGCCGTCGGAGTCCTCGGCATCGCGGTACTCCTGGACGACCCGCCCACCCGGTCGCGCCTCGAAGACGAGCTCGGAGACGCGGAGGTCGTCCGGCGTCCACCAGCGGGCGAGCAGGGATGCCTCGGTGAGGTGGCGCCAGACCAGCTCGGGGCGTCCCGCCAGCGACCGGTGGAACCTGAACGAGCGGCCGTCGGCCCACCCCGGCTCCTCTGCGGCGAGCCGCTCCGCGCGGAGACTCCGTCCGTAGCGGTCGTAGGTCGCCCGCGGACCGCCCTCCTGGTCCGCGGTGTCGGCGAGCCGGCTGAGCGCACCTGCCAGGTCCCGCAAAGGGGCGGACCGGAGCGCGTAGACACGGCGTCGGCCGCTGCGCTGCGAGGTGACGATGCCGGCGCGCTCAAGGGTCTGCAGGTGCTTGGTCGTCTGCGGCTGGCGCGCCTCGGCGAGCTGGGCGAGCACGCCGACCGGGCGGGGCCGCTCGGCCAGCAGCCCCACGAGCCGCCAGCGGACCGGGTCGGCCAGTGCGGTGAGGAGTGTGTCCATGGGCGCGATCATTCCCCGAAAAGAATATTCCCGTCAAGGAATATGTCGAGGGGGCGCTTCCGGTGCGCCGGACTCGCGCCCTCCTGCGGGGCACACGCTCCCCTCCGCCCCTCCACCCCCCGCCCTCCCGCCGGCTCCGCACGAACCCGGCCCCGGGTGCCATCACCGCCGAGGACCGGGGTATCCGACTGAGACACAGTCAGTCACGGCAGGACCGACCAGGGAGGCGAGGATGCCCCTCACGTTCCGCAAGAGTTTCCGGATCCTTCCGGGGGTGCGGCTGAACATCAACAAGCGGTCGTGGTCCATCACCACCGGCAGCAGGAACGGCCCCCGGTACACCCGCAGCAGCACCGGACGTCGTACGACATCGATGGATCTGCCCGGACCTTTCGGATGGCGGCGCACCACCCACAGCCGCCGGAACAGGGGATACTGACGTCACATCACCCGACCATCACCCGAACGGACCCCCCCAAGAGGTGCCATCTCATATCTGAGATAACCTCAACCTCATGGCAGACGACTACCTCGTACGCATCGGCAAGCTCATCCGTGACGCCAGGCAGCACCGCGGCTGGACACAGGCCCAGCTCGCCGAGGCGCTCGGCACCAGCCAGAGCGCCGTCAACCGGATCGAGCGCGGCAACCAGAACATCAGCCTTGAGATGATCGCCCGTATCGGCGAGGCGCTGGACAGTGAGATCGTCTCCCTGGGCTACGCCGGCCCGATGCACCTGCGGGTGGTGGGCGGCCGCCGGCTCTCCGGCGCCATCGACGTCAAGACGAGCAAGAACGCGTGCGTGGCACTGCTGTGCGCCTCGCTGCTCAACAGCGGGCGCACGGTGCTGCGCCGCGTGGCCCGCATCGAGGAGGTGTACCGCCTCCTGGAGGTGCTGCACTCCATCGGCGTGCGCACCCGCTGGATCAACGACGGCGTCGACCTGGAGATCGTGCCGCCGGCCGAGCTGGACCTGGCGGCGATCGACGCGGACGCGGCCCGCCGCACCCGCTCCATCATCATGTTCCTCGGCCCGCTGCTGCACCGCCTGGACCGCTTCATGCTGCCGTACGCCGGAGGCTGCGACCTCGGCACGCGCACCGTGGAGCCGCACATGATCGCGCTGCGCCGCTTCGGCCTGGACATCGCCGCGACGGAGGGCCAGTACCACGCGGTGGTCGACCGGACCGTCGCCCCCGACCGCCCGATCGTGCTGACCGAGCGCGGGGACACGGTCACCGAGAACGCGCTGCTGGCCGCCGCGCGGCACGACGGCACGACCGTCATCCGCAACGCGTCCTCCAACTACATGGTCCAGGACCTGTGCTTCTTCCTGGAGGCGCTGGGCGTCAAGGTGGACGGCATCGGCACGACGACGCTCACCGTGCACGGTGTACCCACCATCGACGTGGACGTGGACTACTCCCCCTCCGAGGACCCGGTCGAGGCGATGAGCCTGGTGGCGGCCGCGGTGGTGACGGAGTCGGAGCTGACGGTCCGCCGGGTGCCGATCGAGTTCCTGGAGATCGAGCTGGCGGTCCTGGAGGAGATGGGCCTCGACCACGACCGCACGCCGGAGTACTTCGCGGACAACGGCCGCACGCGGCTGGTGGACCTGACGGTGCGGCCCTCCAAGCTGGAGGCGCCGATCGACAAGATCCACCCGATGCCGTTCCCGGGCCTGAACATCGACAACGTGCCGTTCTTCGCGGCGATCGCGGCGGTGGCGCAGGGTCAGACCCTCATCCACGACTGGGTCTACGACAACCGCGCCATCTACCTGACCGACCTGAACCGCCTCGGCGGCCGGCTCCAGCTCCTCGACCCGCACCGCGTCCTGGTCGAGGGCCCGACCCGCTGGCGCGCGGCCGAGATGATGTGCCCGCCGGCCCTGCGCCCGGCCGTCGTCGTCCTGCTCGCCATGATGGCGGCGGAGGGCACGTCGGTGCTGCGCAACGTGTACGTCATCAACCGCGGTTACGAGGACCTGGCGGAGCGGCTGAACTCGATCGGGGCGCAGATCGAGATCTTCCGGGACATCTGAAAGTCCTCGGGAAAGACGCCGTCATACCCCTTCTGACCTTCGTGAACGTGAGGCAGGAGGGGTGCGGCGGCGTCTTTTGGGCTTTTCTGGGACTTTTGGGCAGTGCGGGCACGCGTGGGCGGGACACCCTGCTCAGGACCGTCCCGCGCATGCCAGACCCTCGCCACGCCCCTCACCGCCAGACCGTCGACCACCGGTGAAGTCCCGATGGGATTTCACCGTCCGGGGCCGCTCCTTCAGCTTTTCGCAGCGTTGGCGGTGAGGGTGGGCCGACGCCCTGCCGCGCGTTCGAGGTGAAGGGCGTCATCCACAGCCGTCCCGGTGAGACCTCCCCGGCGGGCCTGTCTCAGTCCGAGCATCTGGCCGCGGACCCGTCGGCCGAGGAGGTGACGGACACTCGGTAACCGGCTCCGGTGTTGAACTCGGTTCCGGCCTTGCTCCCTTCCGCGTCGAGGATCTCTTCGGTCAAGAAGTAGACGTCCAGCATCACGGCGTCGTCCGCTTCGCCGCGGGTGAAGCACAGGTTCGCGGGCTGATTCGCCTTTGATGACCGCCGGGTGGCCGGAGAGGGCGTCCAGCCTTCGCGCTCTGCCGCGGCCCGGTAGTACTGCGTCACGTCGGCTTTGTCGCCGGGGAAGACGTAAGTGTGCTCCGCGTAGAGCTGCGCTTCGCCACTGTCCTCCCAGCAGCCGGCGTCAAGGCCCTTGAAGCCGCGGGGTTCGACCGTCCCTCGAGGCCGGGAGTCGAGGATGCCGTAGGACTTCAGCTCGTCGACCCGGCTCTCGGTGCCCTCGCAGTCCGAGGTGAGGACGGCGTCAGCCGTGACCTGGCATCCGGTGAGTGCTCCCGTTGACACGGCCATCAGGAGGAGGACGGCATGCAGGCTGGTTCCCGTACGAGAGGTCAAGTCAACTCCTGTGGCTGACCTGGCAGGGCAGCCGAGTGCGCCATTCGATACCCGATAGGTACGGTCAGCGACCGTACCATTAGTTCGGTTGGTCGTGATGGGCATCCAACTCCGTTTACCGGCGGCCCAGTTGTTCCTCCCAGGATGTCAGGCCCCGCTCTCGCCCTGGATGTCCGGCCGATGAGGTCGGGACGATCCTCATCACACCCGCGAGGTGATCGACCGGCCGTACGAGAGAGGGGAGAGCCGAGTGCCGGTCATCCCACACGGACCGGTTCTGCCCCTGCGGAAGTGAATTCGGCCGCCGCTCCTACGGCTTGAACGATTCCCCGGTGCGGCCGGAGATCCTGTCGCACGGCACGGCGCGGTCGGCCGCGCGGGACGGCGAAAGAGACGGCGGCGCTGGCGGTGGGGCCGGGGCTGCCGAGCGCAGGCGGGTCGTCAGGCACGACCGCGGTCGATCACGGGCCTGCCCTCACTTCAGCACCTCGAAGGAGTGGAGGGAGTAACCGTAGCCGGTGGCCCGGGTGATTCCCCTCATCTGGACGTGGCGGGCCATGACGGCGGTGAAGGTCAGCGTGTCGACGCCCTTCCGCGCCAAACCGCGCCGCTGCGCCACGGTCCGCCACGTGGTCCCGTCGTCGGAGACCCGGATGTCGTAGTCCTTGCCGTGAGCGGTCTCCCAATCGAGGTTGACCCGCGAGAACGACTGCCGACTGCCGAGATCGACGCTCAGCCACTCGTCATCGGTGTAGGCACTGGCCCAGCGCGTGGCCGGATTGCCGTCCACCGCGTTCGACGCCCCCAGAGACGGGACCTCCGACGAGGACGCCGACACCGCGCGTCCGAAGGCGAGGTCTCCGGGCGTCGGTTTCGGCTTCACGAGGGTGTCGGGCAGGTACGCGGTTCCGGGGCCCTGTCCGACGGTGCCCACCCGGTTCAGGAAGCTGCTGTAGTCGGTGCCGGCGCGGGTGCCGGACCACATCTTCTGCGCGAGCGCGGCGAAGCTCTTCTCCACCAGTCCATGGACCTGGAGTTCGGTGTAACTGGCGCGGACGAGGTCGTTCCACACGGCCGGCATGGCACCGAGGAGCATGGGGTCCTGCGGCGTGAGGTCCTGGTTTCCGCCGAACACGTGCGGTTCCCAGCTGGTGAAGATGTACTGCCCGTCCAGGCCCTGTCCGTGGTAGTAATCCGCGAACGGGACCACGTAGAGCAGGCCGTCGTTGGAATTGATGACTTTGTAGCCGTCGGCTATGGCTGCCTTGGGCGAGTACCAGCCGTGGTTCCAGCAATTGAGGACCATGTTCTTGTCATAGCCTGCCCCTCCGCCGGACATGACGGTGAAGCTCCCCCAGGCGTTGACCGTCTTGCCCAGGGAGCGTACGTGGGAGGCGATGGTGTTGACGTACGTCTTGTACTGCGCGTTCAGTTCTCGCGGGTACTCGTCGACGCCGATGTGTACGGTCGGTCCCCGGAACCACGGCGCGAACTCGGTGTAAACGCTCTTCATGAACTCGGTGGCGGCCGGATTGCTGAGGTCCAGATGGTCCGAGTTCCCGCCGTTCAGGCCGATCTCGGGCTTGAACTCGATGAAGGCGCGCGCGTGGGCGGGGGCGTCGATCTCGGGGATGATCGTCACGCCGTTGGCGGCGGCCACGTCCTCGAAGGAGTCCCAGTCCTGCCGGGTGTATCCCTGGCCGGCGCCCAGTCCCGCGAAGGCCGGGTTGGTGCTCTTGAGGCGGAACGCGGAGATGGCCTGCGACCAGTCACCGTTCGGTGGGGTGATCTCGTTGTCGTTGAGGTGCAGTTGCAGGGTGTTGAGCTTCAGCCAGCCCATCCAGCGCAGGTACGACCTGATGAACTCGGGCGTGAAGTACCGTCGCCCGACATCGAGCATGAAACCGCGGACGGCGTAGTTCGGATGGTCGACCGCGGTGCCGACGGGAACGCTCTTGCGGTCGGCCGAGCCCAGCAGGGCCTGCAGGAGGGTACGGGTGCCGTAGTAGACGCCCCTCCGGCCGCCGCCGACGATCTCGACGGAAGTCGTGCTCACGGTGAGGCGGTACGCCTCGGCCCGCAGCTCGCTCCTCACCGGACCGAAGTCGGCCGAGGAGTCGATGCGCAGGGCTATGTCACCGCGTCCCGCCGCTCCCGTCGCCGTGGTGAGCCGGAGAGAGGTCAGCTCGGCCATTTCTGCGACGACCTGGACCGCCAGGTTCCGCAGGGCGGCCGGGGCGCCTGCGGGGACGACGACCCGACTTGCCGAGGTGAGGGTGAGACTGCCCGTCCCCCCGGTCCACCGCTGCAGCGCGGGAACCACTCCGGGTGGGGCCGTGTCCGCCTCGGCAGCTGCCGTCGCCGTGCCGGTGGAGGCGAGAAGAGGAGCGAGCACGAGGCCGCCGAGGAATGATCTGCGCGCCATTTTCCATTGATTCACGGAATGCTCCCGTAGCGTTCTCGAGGAGAAGGTGGGGAAGAGATCGGGATGTGACGCCGGACTGCAGCGCCAAAGGAACCGTCAGGTTCTGCGTGTCATCAGGAATTCGAGGACGGAGGACGGGGGGATTCCCAGAACCGCTGGTTCAAAGCAGACGCCGACCTGAGTGGCCCGGCCGTGTTGACGGCGGCTGAAGGGTGATTCCGGCTCGCTTTCCGCGCCGGCACCACCCATCGAGCGCCGCTGACCGTGGTCCCGCCGTCTCCGCCCGGAACACTTCATCTTCGGCGTGCTCCCCGCACCCGCGGGGACGGTCCCCTCGTACAGACCGACGAATCCCCGACCCGGGTCGCTGCCTCGCACGGGACCGCGGCGGCGTACCGGTCGTCGTCCGGCCTCGACGGCTCCAGACCTTCCCGCGCATCGCCTTTCGGTGCTGAGCACCGCTTCCTCGCGAGCGGACGACGGTGACGGGCGGGGGCCACGTCCGGCGACGGCCGACAGCGCTTCGGCCGTCATGATGCTTGTGAGTGCGAAGCATGGATCTGGCGTTGCGATGACGTCCGTGCGTCTTCCCATGAGATCTCCACGCTTGGTCTGGACCACCAACTAGCCTGCTCTCAAGGGTGTTACGGGTGTCGACAGTAGGAGGTAAGACGTATGGGGTCTAGACCTCTGCGCCAGCCAGGTTCACTCCGGCCAACATGACGGTCGGTCCTTCCGCCCTGCCGCGCCCCGCTCATGACACTGCTCCACGCGGTCGACATGACCGGAAAAAACCTTTCGCACCCGTGTCACCGGAGGCACCCCTGCCCCGGTCGTCTGGATCCCGCCGGCCCCGGGGCAGGGCGTGTCCCGCCGGCGCCCGCCGCCCCGCAGACGACCGGTCAGGCCGCCGGGGGCCGAGACCGTGCCGCTCCGCCCGCTCCAGCCTCCTTGAACCACGACGGCGTGACGGAGTGCGTTGACACGAGCCGCATGACCCGTGTCCAGGATCCGGGGTCGAGGCCCATCGTCGGCGTGGACCGTTTCCCTCGACTGCGGAGGCCGGTCGCCTCGGAGCTTGTGGTCATCCTCCCGAAGGCGCGGACGTGGCG from Streptomyces sp. DH-12 carries:
- a CDS encoding aconitate hydratase, which codes for MSANSFDARSTLQVGDESYEIFRLDKVEGSARLPYSLKVLLENLLRTEDGANITADHIRALGGWDSQAQPSQEIQFTPARVIMQDFTGVPCVVDLATMREAVKELGGDPAKINPLAPAELVIDHSVIADKFGTNDAFKQNVDLEYGRNKERYQFLRWGQTAFDEFKVVPPGTGIVHQVNIEHLARVVMTRDGKAYPDTLVGTDSHTTMVNGLGVLGWGVGGIEAEAAMLGQPVSMLIPRVVGFKLTGELQPGTTATDLVLTITEMLRKHGVVGKFVEFYGEGVAATSLANRATIGNMSPEFGSTAAIFPIDDETLSYLRLTGRSEQQVALVEAYAKEQGLWLDPAAEPDFSEKLELDLSTVVPSIAGPKRPQDRIELTRAAEQFNADVLDYVAAGVTGGDDRKPGVPQQEQPHGVASPVDEASAESFPASDAPAYGHDDNGAGAPQHPAAAAGTGPSNPVEVTAPDGTTYTLDHGAVTVAAITSCTNTSNPYVMVAAALVAKKAVEKGLTRKPWVKTTLAPGSKVVTDYFEKAGLTPYLDKVGFNLVGYGCTTCIGNSGPLPEEVSKAVNEHDLAVTSVLSGNRNFEGRINPDVKMNYLASPPLVVAYAIAGSMKVDITREALGHDQDGNPVFLKDIWPSEAEVNDVVANAIGEDMFSKSYSDVFAGDAQWQALPIPTGDTFEWDAESTYVRKPPYFEGMRMEPAPVEDISGARVLAKLGDSVTTDHISPAGAIKADTPAGKYLTEHGIERRDFNSYGSRRGNHEVMIRGTFANIRLRNQIAPGTEGGYTRDFTQEGGPVSFIYDASRNYQAAGIPLVVLAGKEYGSGSSRDWAAKGTALLGVKAVIAESYERIHRSNLIGMGVLPLQFPEGHTAESLGLTGEETFSVSGVTELNNGTTPRTVKVTTDTGVEFDAVVRIDTPGEADYYRNGGILQYVLRSLIRK
- a CDS encoding metalloregulator ArsR/SmtB family transcription factor, with protein sequence MDTLLTALADPVRWRLVGLLAERPRPVGVLAQLAEARQPQTTKHLQTLERAGIVTSQRSGRRRVYALRSAPLRDLAGALSRLADTADQEGGPRATYDRYGRSLRAERLAAEEPGWADGRSFRFHRSLAGRPELVWRHLTEASLLARWWTPDDLRVSELVFEARPGGRVVQEYRDAEDSDGSDPVAGRAEGVVEDVRPGERLGYRLSPVLPDGGIAFTAHVGIGLKPTGTGTDLEVHWRITDSTVDSADFVAGIEIGFGQSLDKLVAALAADPHDTGSADTRSAK
- a CDS encoding UDP-N-acetylglucosamine 1-carboxyvinyltransferase — protein: MADDYLVRIGKLIRDARQHRGWTQAQLAEALGTSQSAVNRIERGNQNISLEMIARIGEALDSEIVSLGYAGPMHLRVVGGRRLSGAIDVKTSKNACVALLCASLLNSGRTVLRRVARIEEVYRLLEVLHSIGVRTRWINDGVDLEIVPPAELDLAAIDADAARRTRSIIMFLGPLLHRLDRFMLPYAGGCDLGTRTVEPHMIALRRFGLDIAATEGQYHAVVDRTVAPDRPIVLTERGDTVTENALLAAARHDGTTVIRNASSNYMVQDLCFFLEALGVKVDGIGTTTLTVHGVPTIDVDVDYSPSEDPVEAMSLVAAAVVTESELTVRRVPIEFLEIELAVLEEMGLDHDRTPEYFADNGRTRLVDLTVRPSKLEAPIDKIHPMPFPGLNIDNVPFFAAIAAVAQGQTLIHDWVYDNRAIYLTDLNRLGGRLQLLDPHRVLVEGPTRWRAAEMMCPPALRPAVVVLLAMMAAEGTSVLRNVYVINRGYEDLAERLNSIGAQIEIFRDI
- a CDS encoding dihydrofolate reductase family protein, whose protein sequence is MTDSADRRVTANLALSLDGRYNGPGGAGDFGAFAPYVTTEVARNHLTRIWEGATTALLGRVNAEGFLGYWPSVAADENADPRDRGYARWLVGAEKVVFSTTLAEAPWERTRVVNAPAADVVAGLKATGEGDILVNSSASVIKELLPADLLDRLYLMIFPEIVGGGQRLFEDGLPSSRWKLAHQETGDLGEIALVYDRVR
- a CDS encoding family 20 glycosylhydrolase, whose translation is MARRSFLGGLVLAPLLASTGTATAAAEADTAPPGVVPALQRWTGGTGSLTLTSASRVVVPAGAPAALRNLAVQVVAEMAELTSLRLTTATGAAGRGDIALRIDSSADFGPVRSELRAEAYRLTVSTTSVEIVGGGRRGVYYGTRTLLQALLGSADRKSVPVGTAVDHPNYAVRGFMLDVGRRYFTPEFIRSYLRWMGWLKLNTLQLHLNDNEITPPNGDWSQAISAFRLKSTNPAFAGLGAGQGYTRQDWDSFEDVAAANGVTIIPEIDAPAHARAFIEFKPEIGLNGGNSDHLDLSNPAATEFMKSVYTEFAPWFRGPTVHIGVDEYPRELNAQYKTYVNTIASHVRSLGKTVNAWGSFTVMSGGGAGYDKNMVLNCWNHGWYSPKAAIADGYKVINSNDGLLYVVPFADYYHGQGLDGQYIFTSWEPHVFGGNQDLTPQDPMLLGAMPAVWNDLVRASYTELQVHGLVEKSFAALAQKMWSGTRAGTDYSSFLNRVGTVGQGPGTAYLPDTLVKPKPTPGDLAFGRAVSASSSEVPSLGASNAVDGNPATRWASAYTDDEWLSVDLGSRQSFSRVNLDWETAHGKDYDIRVSDDGTTWRTVAQRRGLARKGVDTLTFTAVMARHVQMRGITRATGYGYSLHSFEVLK
- a CDS encoding DUF4236 domain-containing protein; translation: MPLTFRKSFRILPGVRLNINKRSWSITTGSRNGPRYTRSSTGRRTTSMDLPGPFGWRRTTHSRRNRGY